The Streptomyces sp. NBC_01255 genome window below encodes:
- a CDS encoding cellulase family glycosylhydrolase, translated as MTSARSIRPRPRPRTGLRRLGVAGTALGALLLGLATAPPTASAAPVTHEAETATVSQGLAESNHAGFTGTGFVNYDNVSGSHVQWNVNAAQAGTATLTLRYANGTTTNRPMDITVNGTTAASAKAFAGTGAWTSWATTQITATLKAGANTVRATATTANGGPNVDHLTVDTATTPPPTASTPAAINGQLTVCGTKLCNKYGKPIQLRGMSSHGTQWYAQCLTGGSLDALAKDWNADVLRVSTYVQEEGYETDPRKYTDLAHSLIEQATARGMYVIVDWHMLDPGDPHYNLARAKTFFTEIAQRHGSKTNLLYEIANEPSGVDWSRIKSYAEQLIPVIRAKDAETPVLVGTRAWSSFGVSEGANESEVVSNPVNATNIMYTFHFYAYSHRDEYLNTLSRAADKLPVFVTEFGTQNYAGEGGNDFAMTQKYLDLMAAKKISWVNWNFSDDDRSGAVFKPGTCAAGGTWTGTGSLKPAGVWIRDRIRTADSFPTS; from the coding sequence ATGACTTCGGCACGATCCATACGACCCCGACCCCGACCCCGCACCGGACTCCGGCGCCTCGGCGTAGCCGGCACCGCCCTCGGCGCCCTGCTCCTCGGCCTCGCCACCGCACCGCCCACCGCGAGCGCCGCCCCCGTCACCCACGAGGCGGAGACGGCCACCGTCTCCCAGGGCCTCGCCGAGTCCAACCACGCCGGATTCACCGGCACCGGATTCGTCAACTACGACAACGTCAGCGGCAGTCACGTCCAGTGGAACGTCAACGCCGCCCAGGCGGGCACCGCCACACTCACCCTGCGGTACGCCAACGGCACGACGACCAACCGCCCCATGGACATCACCGTCAACGGCACCACCGCCGCCTCCGCCAAGGCCTTCGCCGGCACCGGAGCCTGGACCAGCTGGGCGACCACACAGATCACCGCCACCCTCAAGGCCGGCGCCAACACCGTCCGCGCCACCGCCACCACCGCGAACGGCGGCCCCAACGTCGACCACCTCACCGTCGACACCGCGACCACCCCGCCGCCCACCGCCTCCACCCCCGCCGCGATCAACGGACAGCTCACCGTCTGCGGCACCAAGCTCTGCAACAAGTACGGCAAGCCGATCCAGCTGCGCGGTATGTCCAGCCACGGCACCCAGTGGTACGCCCAGTGCCTGACGGGCGGCTCCCTCGACGCCCTGGCCAAGGACTGGAACGCCGACGTCCTGCGGGTCTCCACGTACGTCCAGGAGGAGGGCTACGAGACCGACCCCCGCAAGTACACCGACCTGGCGCACTCCCTCATCGAGCAGGCCACCGCACGCGGCATGTACGTGATCGTCGACTGGCACATGCTCGACCCGGGCGACCCCCACTACAACCTCGCCCGCGCCAAGACCTTCTTCACCGAGATCGCCCAGCGCCACGGCTCCAAGACCAACCTGCTGTACGAGATCGCCAACGAGCCCAGCGGCGTCGACTGGTCCCGCATCAAGAGCTACGCCGAGCAGCTCATCCCCGTCATCCGCGCCAAGGACGCCGAGACGCCGGTCCTCGTCGGCACCCGCGCCTGGTCCTCGTTCGGGGTCTCGGAAGGCGCGAACGAGTCCGAGGTCGTGTCCAACCCCGTGAACGCGACCAACATCATGTACACGTTCCACTTCTACGCGTACTCCCACCGGGACGAGTACCTGAACACCCTGTCCCGCGCCGCCGACAAGCTGCCCGTCTTCGTCACCGAGTTCGGCACGCAGAACTACGCCGGTGAGGGCGGCAACGACTTCGCGATGACGCAGAAGTACCTCGACCTGATGGCCGCGAAGAAGATCAGCTGGGTCAACTGGAACTTCTCCGACGACGACCGCAGCGGCGCCGTCTTCAAGCCCGGCACCTGCGCCGCCGGCGGAACGTGGACCGGCACCGGCTCCCTCAAGCCCGCCGGTGTCTGGATCCGCGACCGCATCAGGACGGCGGACTCCTTCCCCACCTCCTGA
- a CDS encoding ABC transporter substrate-binding protein — MRPPHVRTAVLLALALSLSGCAAGPSLEDQGEVTAPPGDSRSLTVGSAGFTESDLLAQMYALLLEDAGYRTKILSVTNRELYEPALENGQIDVVPEYAATFADWLNAKANGADAPTVGSPDLATTMTALRTLAAPRGLTVLDPGRAVDQNAFAVTAAYAAQHRLKTLSDLGAARLPVRLAAGDECVRRPYCAPGLAKVYGIEVTAVDPKGVGTTQAKQAVQSGQDQLVLTTTTDATLDDFGLVLLADDKNLQNADHIVPVVNRARAGSARVTEALDRLNTVLTTADLAELNERVDSWRRLPEDVARNYLAGKGLIPG; from the coding sequence GTGAGGCCGCCCCACGTACGCACGGCAGTGCTGCTCGCCCTCGCCCTCTCCCTGTCCGGTTGTGCCGCAGGCCCGAGTCTGGAGGATCAGGGCGAGGTCACGGCGCCGCCCGGCGACAGCCGCAGTCTGACCGTCGGCTCGGCCGGTTTCACCGAGAGCGACCTGCTCGCCCAGATGTACGCGCTGCTCCTCGAAGACGCCGGCTACCGCACGAAGATCCTCTCCGTCACCAACCGCGAGCTGTACGAACCCGCCTTGGAGAACGGGCAGATCGACGTCGTGCCGGAGTACGCGGCGACCTTCGCCGACTGGCTGAACGCCAAGGCCAACGGGGCGGACGCGCCGACCGTCGGGTCGCCCGACCTGGCCACGACCATGACCGCCCTCCGCACGCTCGCCGCCCCGCGCGGGCTCACCGTCCTCGACCCCGGCCGCGCCGTCGACCAGAACGCCTTCGCCGTCACCGCCGCCTACGCCGCCCAGCACCGCCTGAAGACCCTGAGCGACCTCGGCGCCGCCCGCCTCCCCGTCCGGCTCGCGGCCGGGGACGAGTGCGTCCGGCGGCCGTACTGCGCCCCCGGTCTGGCGAAGGTCTACGGGATCGAGGTGACCGCCGTCGACCCCAAGGGCGTCGGGACGACCCAGGCGAAGCAGGCCGTCCAGAGCGGCCAGGACCAGTTGGTGCTCACGACGACCACGGACGCCACGCTCGACGACTTCGGGCTCGTCCTCCTCGCCGACGACAAGAACCTCCAGAACGCCGACCACATCGTGCCCGTCGTGAACCGCGCCCGCGCCGGGAGCGCACGCGTCACGGAGGCGCTCGACCGCCTCAACACCGTCCTGACCACGGCGGATCTGGCGGAGCTCAACGAGCGGGTGGACAGCTGGCGCCGCCTCCCCGAGGACGTGGCGCGGAACTACCTCGCCGGCAAGGGCCTGATTCCGGGCTGA
- a CDS encoding ABC transporter permease, whose protein sequence is MTTLTDAWSWLTTAAHWSGENGVWHRLGEHLFLTFVCLALSCLVALPVALVLGHLGKGGALAVNLANAGRAVPTFAVLVLLLLSPIGPYGQWPTIIALVLFAVPPLLTNAYVGMRGVDADVVRAARGMGMTGGQTLARIELPLALPMILTGVRIAAVQLVATATVAALAGGGGLGRIITAGFNLASTPQVVAGALLVAVLALLMEGVFEGVQRLAPAGARGSGA, encoded by the coding sequence GTGACCACGCTGACCGACGCCTGGTCCTGGCTCACCACCGCCGCGCACTGGTCCGGCGAGAACGGGGTCTGGCACCGGCTCGGCGAGCACCTGTTCCTCACCTTCGTCTGCCTCGCGCTCAGCTGCCTCGTCGCCCTGCCCGTCGCCCTCGTCCTCGGTCACCTCGGCAAGGGCGGCGCGCTCGCCGTGAACCTCGCCAACGCGGGCCGAGCGGTGCCCACCTTCGCCGTCCTCGTCCTCCTGCTCCTCAGCCCCATCGGCCCGTACGGCCAGTGGCCGACGATCATCGCGCTCGTCCTCTTCGCCGTGCCCCCGCTGCTCACCAACGCGTACGTGGGGATGCGCGGCGTCGACGCCGACGTCGTACGGGCCGCCCGGGGCATGGGCATGACGGGCGGTCAGACCCTCGCCCGGATCGAGCTGCCGCTCGCGCTGCCGATGATCCTCACCGGCGTACGGATCGCCGCCGTCCAGCTCGTCGCCACCGCCACCGTGGCCGCGCTCGCCGGCGGCGGCGGGCTCGGCCGGATCATCACGGCGGGGTTCAACCTCGCCTCCACACCCCAGGTCGTCGCCGGTGCCCTCCTCGTCGCCGTGCTCGCGCTCCTGATGGAGGGGGTCTTCGAGGGGGTCCAGCGCCTCGCGCCCGCCGGGGCGCGGGGGAGCGGCGCGTGA
- a CDS encoding ABC transporter permease, giving the protein MTAPPDDCLARNEWICGAYVSTRGEILTDAVVQHLQLTGVSVALGVLLALPLAVVARRWGWAAGPVLGITTVLYTIPSLAMFSLLLPAYGLSAALVVAGLVLYSLTLLVRNILAGLRAVPEETRQAARGLGYGPIRLLLAVELPLALPAAMAGLRIATVSAVSLVTIGAIVGHGGLGNLIYAGMNTYFKAQVLTASVLCVIIAVIADLLLLGAQRFLTPWTRGQAA; this is encoded by the coding sequence GTGACCGCGCCGCCCGACGACTGCCTCGCCCGCAACGAATGGATCTGCGGCGCCTACGTGTCCACGCGCGGCGAGATCCTGACCGACGCCGTCGTCCAGCACCTCCAGCTGACCGGCGTCTCGGTCGCCCTCGGCGTCCTGCTCGCCCTGCCCCTCGCGGTCGTCGCGCGCCGCTGGGGCTGGGCGGCAGGGCCCGTCCTCGGGATCACCACGGTGCTGTACACGATCCCGTCCCTGGCGATGTTCTCGCTGCTCCTGCCCGCGTACGGACTCTCCGCAGCCCTGGTCGTGGCCGGTCTCGTCCTGTACTCGCTCACCCTCCTCGTACGGAACATCCTCGCCGGGCTCCGCGCCGTCCCCGAGGAGACGCGCCAGGCCGCGCGCGGCCTCGGCTACGGGCCGATCCGCCTCCTCCTCGCCGTCGAACTGCCCCTCGCGCTGCCCGCCGCCATGGCCGGGCTGCGCATCGCCACCGTCTCCGCCGTCTCCCTCGTCACCATCGGCGCGATCGTCGGCCACGGCGGTCTCGGCAACCTGATCTACGCCGGGATGAACACCTACTTCAAGGCCCAGGTCCTCACCGCCTCCGTCCTCTGCGTGATCATCGCGGTCATCGCCGACCTGCTCCTCCTCGGCGCACAGCGGTTCCTCACCCCCTGGACCCGGGGACAGGCCGCGTGA
- a CDS encoding VOC family protein, which translates to MFGETTAFSGFSVDDLDAARRFYGETLGLKVEESGEGDMRMLFLTLAGGTRVFVYPKENHTPASYTILNFEVDDVDKAVDELAARGVTPERYPGFDTDDKGIMRGGDGVPTIAWFTDPAGNVLSVLNEHA; encoded by the coding sequence ATGTTCGGCGAGACCACGGCGTTCAGCGGCTTCTCGGTCGACGACCTCGACGCCGCCCGGCGCTTCTACGGCGAGACCCTCGGGCTGAAGGTGGAGGAGTCGGGGGAGGGCGACATGCGGATGCTCTTCCTCACCCTGGCGGGCGGCACCCGGGTCTTCGTCTACCCGAAGGAGAACCACACCCCCGCCTCGTACACGATCCTCAATTTCGAGGTCGACGACGTCGACAAGGCCGTCGACGAGCTGGCGGCGCGCGGGGTGACCCCGGAGCGCTACCCCGGATTCGACACGGACGACAAGGGCATCATGCGCGGCGGCGACGGCGTGCCGACGATCGCCTGGTTCACGGACCCGGCGGGGAACGTCCTGTCCGTCCTCAACGAACACGCCTGA
- the nadE gene encoding ammonia-dependent NAD(+) synthetase, producing the protein MTDAASTALQQQIARDLEVSDTFDPAVEIERRVAFLAERLTTTGLRSLVLGISGGVDSTTAGRLCQLAVERVRAAGHDATFYAMRLPYGVQADESDAQTALGFIRADQVLTVDVKAASDAALEACLAGGVTFRDAHHQDFVQGNIKARQRMIAQYAVAGAQDGLVVGTDHAAEAVSGFFTKFGDGAADVVPLTGLTKRRVRAVAAELGAPAGLVWKVPTADLETLDPGKPDEDALGVTYDDIDDFLEGKPVAEAAFASIVRRYRLTEHKRQLPIAP; encoded by the coding sequence GTGACCGACGCGGCGTCCACCGCCCTCCAGCAGCAGATCGCCCGGGACCTCGAGGTGTCCGACACCTTCGACCCGGCCGTGGAGATCGAGCGCCGAGTGGCCTTCCTCGCCGAGCGCCTCACCACCACCGGGCTGCGCTCCCTCGTCCTCGGCATCAGCGGCGGCGTCGACTCGACCACCGCCGGGCGGCTCTGCCAGCTCGCCGTCGAGCGGGTCCGGGCCGCCGGCCACGACGCGACCTTCTACGCCATGCGCCTGCCGTACGGAGTCCAGGCCGACGAGAGCGACGCGCAGACCGCCCTCGGCTTCATCCGCGCCGACCAGGTCCTCACGGTGGACGTGAAGGCCGCGAGCGACGCGGCCCTGGAGGCCTGCCTCGCGGGCGGGGTGACCTTCCGCGACGCCCACCACCAGGACTTCGTGCAGGGCAACATCAAGGCCCGCCAGCGGATGATCGCCCAGTACGCGGTCGCCGGCGCCCAGGACGGTCTCGTCGTCGGCACCGACCACGCCGCCGAGGCCGTCTCCGGCTTCTTCACCAAGTTCGGCGACGGCGCCGCCGACGTCGTCCCGCTCACCGGTCTCACCAAGCGGCGCGTCCGCGCGGTCGCCGCCGAGCTCGGCGCCCCGGCCGGTCTGGTGTGGAAGGTCCCGACGGCCGACCTGGAGACCCTGGACCCGGGCAAGCCCGACGAGGACGCGCTCGGCGTCACGTACGACGACATCGACGACTTCCTGGAGGGCAAGCCGGTCGCGGAGGCCGCCTTCGCCTCCATCGTCCGCCGCTACCGGCTCACCGAGCACAAGCGGCAGCTGCCGATCGCTCCCTGA
- a CDS encoding sulfite oxidase, whose product MDGSPSEPGGISAPGRLAGPEEGITAQELALAARNHGMPLEALRYDVTPPGLHYVLVHYDIPATDPDGWRLTLGGRVLRPLALDLEALRARPSVTRRVTLECAGNGRARLTPRPVSQPWLVEAVGTADWTGVPLAGLLAEAGTAEDAAEAVFTGADHGVERGVEQDYRRSLPLSVAADPARDVLVAYAMNGAPLPPQHGSPLRLVVPGWYGMAHVKWLHDITVTADPFTGFQQSVAYRIRASTDGEEPGEPVTLIAPRALMIPPGFPDFMSRTRVVRPGPVPLAGRAWSGHGPVTRVEVGEVGEDGMDGEAGTYYRGTAWTDAVLDHDPAHPWAWSSWHTTWTATPGPHHLAVRATDAGGHVQPLAAPWNRGGFANNLVQRVDVLCAPDPSVA is encoded by the coding sequence ATGGACGGATCCCCGAGCGAACCGGGCGGCATCAGCGCCCCCGGGCGGCTCGCGGGCCCCGAGGAGGGCATCACCGCCCAGGAACTCGCCCTCGCCGCCCGCAACCACGGGATGCCGCTGGAAGCCCTGCGGTACGACGTGACCCCACCCGGCCTCCACTACGTCCTCGTGCACTACGACATCCCCGCCACCGACCCGGACGGCTGGCGGCTCACCCTCGGCGGCCGGGTGCTCCGGCCGCTCGCCCTCGACCTCGAAGCGCTGCGCGCCCGGCCCTCGGTCACGCGCCGCGTGACGCTGGAGTGCGCCGGGAACGGCCGCGCCCGGCTCACGCCCCGGCCCGTCAGCCAGCCCTGGCTCGTCGAGGCCGTCGGCACCGCCGACTGGACGGGCGTCCCGCTGGCCGGGCTGCTCGCGGAGGCCGGGACCGCCGAGGACGCGGCCGAGGCCGTGTTCACCGGCGCCGACCACGGGGTGGAGCGGGGAGTCGAGCAGGACTACCGGCGCAGCCTCCCCCTGTCGGTCGCGGCCGACCCGGCGCGGGACGTCCTCGTCGCGTACGCGATGAACGGGGCGCCCCTGCCCCCGCAGCACGGCAGCCCGCTCCGGCTCGTCGTCCCCGGCTGGTACGGCATGGCCCACGTGAAGTGGCTCCACGACATCACGGTCACCGCCGACCCGTTCACCGGCTTCCAGCAGAGCGTGGCCTACCGCATCAGGGCGTCGACGGACGGGGAAGAGCCCGGGGAGCCCGTCACGCTCATCGCGCCCCGCGCCCTGATGATCCCGCCCGGCTTCCCGGACTTCATGTCCCGCACCCGGGTCGTCCGCCCCGGGCCCGTCCCGCTCGCCGGGCGCGCCTGGTCCGGGCACGGCCCGGTCACCCGCGTCGAGGTCGGAGAGGTCGGCGAGGACGGCATGGACGGCGAGGCCGGCACGTACTACCGCGGTACGGCGTGGACCGACGCCGTACTCGACCACGACCCCGCACACCCCTGGGCCTGGTCGTCCTGGCACACCACGTGGACGGCGACGCCCGGGCCGCACCACCTCGCCGTGCGGGCCACCGACGCCGGAGGCCACGTCCAGCCGCTCGCCGCCCCGTGGAACCGGGGCGGCTTCGCCAACAACCTCGTCCAGCGGGTGGACGTGCTCTGCGCCCCGGACCCGTCCGTCGCCTGA
- a CDS encoding ATP-binding protein — MGRRTELGRISAALAEDRLVTVTGVGGVGKTRLALRSAHRAAERFPDGAWWTDLTPLDGDRLLVALVADSVDLADHTPGMASTALCRRLAEDRLLLVLDSCEHLADPCARLVADLLAAAPGLTVLATSRRPLGVDGERVVALDPLPPAGRDALELLRRAAGEDFPAAGPAGEICVRLEGIPLALELAAAQIRLQGAEAVRDQLGTRLDTPPGARFDLLAHTERVWPSRHQTLRAAIGWSHELCAPLERLLWARLSVFRGPFDLTSAIAVCSGGPLTPATLPVALDGLVRSSVVRPPDGAGRHRMLDTIRAYGATWLERTGETGTVADRHAAHFRGIARRADTEWLGARQLRWYRSVDAHHTDLRTALDRLLRTDPDAALDLVGSVAFAWSCRGRLREARDGLEQALLLSGSRGRARARALWALGVTLVLQGEFGPAQDVSERCAREARYTEYEEALEEGRPEGRREGRQEARRDARSEARSEARSEARSGERPEARPGERPDDPYAGAGRPRPGDLTLDAAALAGLLALTTGRPMAAFVVVDHVLDAVSGGPADSAARLRCGLVRVFALTGLGRLAEARERALALRALCEELDEHWTRTALEYQLALTGLLEGEPAAAAGHARAMLEGTRRLGASLGVALGLDVLATALAAAGDGERAADVSGTGEAYWRSTGQPRRGLPGLRALREKYTDTARATIGEPAYEEIFLRALTGLPQDGLDRALRGSPRA; from the coding sequence GTGGGGCGCCGCACGGAACTGGGCCGAATATCCGCCGCGTTGGCGGAGGACCGCCTCGTCACCGTGACCGGCGTCGGCGGCGTCGGCAAGACCCGGCTCGCGCTGCGCTCCGCGCACCGCGCCGCCGAGCGGTTCCCGGACGGCGCCTGGTGGACCGATCTGACCCCCCTCGACGGAGACCGGCTCCTCGTCGCGCTCGTCGCCGACTCCGTCGACCTCGCCGACCACACCCCCGGCATGGCGAGCACCGCGCTCTGCCGCAGGCTCGCCGAGGACCGGCTGCTCCTCGTCCTCGACTCCTGCGAGCACCTCGCCGACCCCTGCGCCCGGCTCGTCGCCGACCTGCTCGCCGCCGCCCCGGGACTCACGGTCCTCGCCACCAGCCGCCGCCCCCTCGGCGTCGACGGCGAACGGGTCGTCGCCCTCGACCCGCTGCCGCCCGCGGGGCGGGACGCCCTGGAGCTGCTCCGCCGGGCCGCCGGGGAGGACTTCCCCGCCGCGGGACCCGCCGGGGAGATCTGCGTACGCCTCGAAGGCATCCCCCTCGCCCTGGAGCTCGCCGCCGCGCAGATCCGCCTCCAGGGCGCCGAGGCCGTCCGCGACCAGCTCGGGACCCGTCTCGACACCCCGCCGGGAGCCCGCTTCGACCTGCTCGCCCACACCGAGCGGGTGTGGCCCAGCCGGCACCAGACCCTGCGCGCCGCCATCGGCTGGAGCCACGAGCTGTGCGCCCCGCTCGAACGCCTCCTCTGGGCCCGCCTGTCCGTCTTCCGCGGCCCCTTCGACCTCACTTCGGCGATCGCCGTGTGCTCCGGCGGCCCGCTGACCCCCGCGACCCTGCCGGTGGCCCTCGACGGACTCGTCCGCTCCTCCGTGGTCCGCCCGCCCGACGGAGCCGGGCGCCATCGGATGCTCGACACGATCCGCGCGTACGGGGCGACCTGGCTGGAGCGGACCGGCGAGACCGGGACCGTCGCCGACCGGCACGCCGCCCACTTCCGGGGCATCGCCCGCCGCGCCGACACCGAATGGCTCGGCGCCCGCCAGCTCCGCTGGTACCGGAGCGTCGACGCCCATCACACCGACCTCCGCACCGCCCTCGACCGGCTGCTGCGCACCGACCCCGACGCGGCCCTCGACCTCGTCGGCTCCGTCGCCTTCGCCTGGTCCTGCCGCGGCCGCCTCCGGGAGGCCCGCGACGGCCTCGAACAGGCCCTGCTCCTCAGCGGCTCCCGTGGCCGTGCCCGGGCCCGCGCCCTCTGGGCGCTCGGCGTGACCCTCGTCCTCCAGGGCGAGTTCGGCCCGGCCCAGGACGTCAGCGAACGCTGCGCCCGCGAGGCCCGCTACACGGAGTACGAGGAGGCCCTGGAGGAGGGGCGTCCGGAGGGACGGCGGGAGGGGCGGCAGGAGGCACGGCGGGACGCACGGTCCGAGGCGCGGTCCGAGGCGCGGTCCGAGGCGCGGTCCGGTGAGCGTCCTGAGGCGCGGCCCGGCGAGCGGCCGGACGATCCGTACGCGGGGGCCGGGCGGCCCCGGCCCGGCGACCTCACCCTGGACGCCGCCGCCCTCGCGGGGCTCCTCGCCCTGACCACCGGCCGCCCCATGGCCGCGTTCGTCGTCGTGGACCACGTCCTCGACGCCGTGTCCGGCGGACCGGCCGACTCCGCCGCCCGGCTCCGCTGCGGCCTCGTGCGGGTCTTCGCCCTCACCGGCCTGGGCCGGCTCGCCGAGGCCCGCGAGCGGGCCCTCGCGCTCCGGGCCCTCTGCGAGGAGCTCGACGAGCACTGGACCCGCACCGCCCTCGAGTACCAGCTCGCCCTCACCGGCCTCCTGGAGGGCGAACCGGCAGCCGCCGCCGGCCACGCCCGCGCCATGCTCGAAGGCACCCGGCGGCTCGGCGCGAGCCTGGGCGTCGCCCTCGGCCTCGACGTCCTCGCCACCGCCCTCGCGGCCGCCGGCGACGGCGAGCGGGCGGCCGACGTCTCGGGCACGGGGGAGGCCTACTGGCGCTCCACCGGCCAGCCCCGTCGCGGCCTGCCCGGCCTGCGCGCCCTCCGCGAGAAGTACACCGATACGGCCCGCGCGACCATCGGTGAGCCCGCCTACGAGGAGATCTTCCTGCGCGCCCTCACGGGCCTCCCGCAGGACGGCCTCGACCGGGCGCTCCGCGGCTCCCCGCGGGCCTGA
- a CDS encoding molybdopterin-dependent oxidoreductase, translating to MTLSAPPREPTRTDRLLAAVGGLVAAYVSLAVADLVATWVRPEASPVPAVGGAVVDRTPAAVEQWAIRAFGESDKAVLQLGILVLLGLLAAGIGLLALRHRAAGSAAVGAFGLLGALAAVTRPDSDSALDAVPSLVGAAVGAVLLYALTGRLLAPGAGAAARTDLAGEPDRSEVPDRPDHADRPDHADRPDRADRTDTTVRSDRRGFLIVAASAGIAATGAAALGRAAGSPVAEDAAASRAALRLPRPAPPAPPVPAGAQLRVPGISPFLTPNRDFYRVDTALVVPKVDADRWRLRIHGSGVREERVLTLPELMARRVVERDITLACVSNEVGGPYVGNARWLGVHLADLLREAGVRPPSEGGTADQLVARSVDGMTIGTPVEEVMDGRDALLAFGMNGEPLPFTHGFPVRMLVPGLYGYVSACKWIESIELTTFDAYDAYWVPRGWAAEAPVKTQSRIDTPRPLARRAAGTVMIAGVAWAQHRGIARVEVRIDDGPWRDAGLATEDSRDTWRQWAYPWQATPGRHTLTVRATDGTGATQPEKRTGTMPDGAQGWHSVVVTVEGA from the coding sequence ATGACCCTCTCAGCGCCCCCGCGTGAGCCCACGCGCACGGACCGACTCCTGGCAGCGGTCGGCGGGCTCGTCGCCGCGTACGTCTCGCTCGCCGTCGCGGACCTCGTCGCCACCTGGGTACGGCCCGAGGCGAGCCCCGTGCCGGCCGTCGGCGGCGCCGTCGTCGACCGGACCCCGGCGGCCGTGGAGCAGTGGGCGATCCGCGCCTTCGGCGAGAGCGACAAGGCGGTCCTCCAGCTCGGCATCCTGGTCCTCCTCGGCCTGCTCGCCGCCGGGATCGGGCTGCTCGCGCTCCGGCACCGGGCGGCCGGTTCGGCGGCGGTCGGCGCCTTCGGCCTCCTCGGCGCACTCGCCGCCGTCACCCGCCCCGACTCGGACTCCGCCCTGGACGCCGTGCCCTCCCTCGTCGGCGCGGCCGTCGGCGCGGTCCTGCTGTACGCCCTGACCGGCCGGCTCCTCGCCCCGGGGGCAGGCGCCGCCGCGCGGACGGACCTGGCGGGCGAGCCGGACCGGTCGGAAGTGCCGGACCGGCCGGACCACGCGGACCGGCCGGACCACGCGGACCGGCCGGACCGCGCGGACCGGACGGACACCACCGTCCGGTCCGACCGGCGCGGCTTCCTGATCGTCGCCGCGTCCGCCGGGATCGCCGCGACCGGCGCCGCCGCCCTCGGCAGGGCGGCCGGCTCGCCCGTCGCGGAGGACGCGGCCGCCTCCCGGGCGGCGCTCCGCCTGCCCCGCCCGGCGCCCCCCGCCCCGCCCGTGCCCGCCGGGGCCCAGCTCCGCGTCCCCGGCATCAGCCCCTTCCTCACCCCCAACCGCGACTTCTACCGCGTCGACACCGCGCTCGTGGTCCCCAAGGTCGACGCCGATCGCTGGCGCCTGCGCATCCACGGCAGCGGCGTCCGCGAGGAACGCGTCCTCACTCTCCCCGAGCTGATGGCGCGCAGGGTGGTGGAGCGGGACATCACCCTGGCCTGCGTCTCCAACGAGGTCGGCGGCCCCTACGTCGGCAACGCCCGCTGGCTCGGCGTCCACCTCGCCGACCTGCTCCGCGAGGCGGGCGTCCGGCCGCCCTCCGAGGGCGGCACCGCCGACCAGCTCGTCGCCCGTTCCGTCGACGGCATGACCATCGGCACCCCCGTCGAGGAGGTCATGGACGGCCGCGACGCCCTCCTCGCCTTCGGGATGAACGGCGAACCCCTGCCCTTCACCCACGGCTTCCCCGTCCGCATGCTCGTCCCCGGCCTGTACGGGTACGTTTCGGCCTGCAAGTGGATCGAGTCGATCGAGCTCACCACCTTCGACGCCTACGACGCCTACTGGGTCCCGCGCGGCTGGGCCGCCGAGGCTCCCGTGAAGACCCAGTCCCGCATCGACACCCCGCGCCCCCTCGCCCGGCGCGCCGCCGGCACCGTCATGATCGCCGGAGTGGCGTGGGCCCAGCACCGGGGCATCGCCCGCGTCGAGGTACGGATCGACGACGGCCCCTGGCGGGACGCCGGGCTCGCCACCGAGGACAGCCGTGACACCTGGCGCCAGTGGGCGTACCCGTGGCAGGCCACTCCCGGCCGGCACACCCTCACCGTCCGCGCCACCGACGGCACCGGCGCCACCCAGCCCGAGAAGCGCACCGGCACCATGCCCGACGGGGCGCAGGGATGGCACTCGGTGGTGGTGACCGTCGAAGGTGCGTAA